One genomic window of bacterium includes the following:
- a CDS encoding DUF4097 family beta strand repeat-containing protein, producing MEEYKKYSVKKEALAISIALASYDLSIEGCKGDEVIIQTDDKETADKRLTISMEGKELRIMEDSGISFGRYEGELVLRIPLKKQYSGECKIASGDVEIKNISYNGIIKSASGDIAIESLKGDIEIGTTSGDIELNDIEGNANIHSMSGDIEINDGTIYSMDIAATSGDISFCGKLLLKKDCFIKSVSGDIELDISNAENLLIESKTLSGDVEIEGDYSVSKEDKNGYKHLSLTTVSGDINIELGEDCKNVYATTVKARDSFHRAGHGIFDRMIHDGVHRTIDEAVKRAPRGVEIVENEEPSRTEHISRILKMLEDGKVNAEQARELIDAL from the coding sequence ATGGAAGAATATAAAAAATATTCCGTAAAAAAAGAGGCTTTGGCGATTTCTATAGCCCTTGCGAGTTATGACTTATCAATAGAAGGATGCAAAGGCGACGAAGTCATTATACAGACAGACGATAAAGAAACCGCAGACAAAAGACTCACTATTTCAATGGAAGGGAAAGAGTTAAGAATAATGGAAGATTCGGGAATTTCGTTTGGCAGGTACGAGGGAGAATTAGTTTTAAGGATCCCCCTTAAAAAACAATATTCCGGGGAATGCAAGATTGCAAGCGGAGATGTGGAAATAAAAAACATCTCATATAACGGAATAATCAAATCGGCATCCGGTGATATCGCCATAGAATCACTTAAAGGAGACATAGAAATAGGCACCACTTCGGGAGATATTGAGTTGAATGACATCGAAGGCAACGCAAATATTCATTCTATGAGCGGCGACATAGAAATTAATGATGGAACTATATATTCTATGGATATTGCTGCAACATCCGGTGATATAAGCTTCTGCGGGAAACTCTTACTTAAAAAAGATTGTTTTATAAAAAGCGTTTCAGGGGATATTGAACTTGATATCTCAAATGCGGAAAACTTGCTTATTGAATCCAAAACACTTAGCGGTGACGTTGAAATAGAAGGAGATTACAGTGTTTCAAAAGAAGATAAAAATGGTTACAAGCATTTATCCTTAACAACCGTTTCCGGAGATATAAACATAGAATTAGGCGAAGACTGCAAAAACGTTTATGCAACTACCGTAAAAGCAAGAGATTCTTTTCACAGGGCAGGACACGGAATATTTGACAGGATGATTCATGATGGCGTTCACAGGACAATAGATGAAGCAGTAAAAAGGGCTCCGCGAGGCGTAGAAATCGTTGAAAACGAAGAACCTTCCAGAACGGAACATATTTCCCGGATATTAAAAATGCTGGAAGACGGTAAGGTAAATGCGGAACAGGCAAGAGAACTGATTGACGCATTATAA
- a CDS encoding DUF2089 family protein, whose protein sequence is MNKTTTINNCPFCKGEIFVKEFECKSCKTKIVGEFQRDKFSNLSPELLKFAEVFLLNEGNIKGVEETLGCSYPKVKSMLKELVQALGYEYKEKKEEEMGAIKKNKRKEVLDMLETGEITVEEAKDLLGNL, encoded by the coding sequence ATGAATAAAACAACTACTATCAATAACTGTCCTTTTTGCAAAGGCGAGATTTTTGTAAAAGAGTTTGAGTGCAAGAGTTGCAAAACTAAAATAGTCGGTGAGTTCCAACGAGATAAGTTTTCCAACCTTTCGCCTGAACTCTTGAAGTTTGCAGAAGTTTTTTTGTTGAACGAGGGAAACATAAAAGGCGTAGAAGAAACGCTCGGTTGTTCTTATCCTAAAGTCAAAAGTATGCTAAAAGAGTTAGTCCAGGCTTTAGGATATGAATACAAAGAAAAGAAAGAAGAAGAAATGGGAGCAATCAAAAAGAATAAGAGAAAAGAAGTGCTTGATATGTTGGAAACAGGAGAAATAACCGTGGAAGAAGCAAAAGATTTATTAGGGAATCTTTAG
- a CDS encoding DUF4342 domain-containing protein — MPDKKKEEKTWIEEIEINAGELVEQAKKLIAEGNVRRLIIKKANDELLVEIPLNAGVAVGSVLTIFAPILAALGAMAALLAKVKIQIVRIGK, encoded by the coding sequence ATGCCTGATAAGAAAAAAGAAGAAAAAACTTGGATTGAAGAAATAGAAATTAATGCCGGTGAACTTGTTGAACAGGCAAAAAAACTGATTGCCGAAGGGAATGTCCGCAGGTTAATTATCAAAAAAGCTAATGACGAGTTATTAGTTGAAATTCCTCTTAACGCCGGAGTTGCCGTCGGTAGCGTGCTAACGATTTTTGCCCCCATACTTGCGGCGTTAGGTGCAATGGCTGCGTTGCTCGCTAAAGTA